A part of Saccopteryx bilineata isolate mSacBil1 chromosome 12, mSacBil1_pri_phased_curated, whole genome shotgun sequence genomic DNA contains:
- the ADAT2 gene encoding tRNA-specific adenosine deaminase 2 → MEAKEVSTPVFNGGALVSAEEIEKWMEEAMQMAKQALENIEVPVGCLLVYNNEVVGKGRNEVNQTKNATRHAEMVAIDQALDWCRRSGKSPSEVCERTVLYVTVEPCIMCAAALRLMSIPLVVYGCQNERFGGCGSVLDIASADLPNTGRPFQCIPGYRAEEAVEMLKTFYKQENPNAPKSKVRKKEFQKP, encoded by the exons ATGGAGGCGAAAGAAGTGTCCACGCCGGTTTTCAACGGCGGGGCCTTGGTGTCAGCCGAGGAGATCGAAAAGTGGATGGAGGAAGCCATGCAAATG GCCAAACAAGCCCTAGAAAATATTGAAGTTCCTGTTGGCTGCCTTTTGGTCTACAACAATGAAGttgtggggaagggaagaaatgaaGTTAATCAAACCAAAAAT GCGACTCGACACGCAGAAATGGTGGCCATCGACCAGGCCCTAGATTGGTGCCGTCGAAGTGGCAAGAGCCCTTCCGAGGTGTGTGAGCGCACCGTGCTCTACGTCACCGTGGAGCCGTGCATTATGTGCGCAGCCGCTCTCCGCCTCATGAGT ATCCCGCTGGTTGTATATGGCTGTCAGAATGAACGttttggtgggtgtggctctgttcTAGATATTGCTTCTGCTGATTTACCAAACACCGGGAGACCGTTTCAG TGCATTCCTGGCTATCGGGCTGAGGAAGCAGTGGAAATGTTAAAGACCTTCTACAAGCAAGAAAACCCAAATG CACCAAAATCAAAAGTTCGGAAAAAGGAATTTCAGAAACCCTGA